One window of the Thermoplasmata archaeon genome contains the following:
- a CDS encoding 50S ribosomal protein L31e → MAEEEKCEYLERIYIVPLSASKHMPPDYARARHAIGTIKKYVSRHMKVNIDKVWVDPKLNEAIWARGARHIPSKIKVKAIRFEDCLVEVDLETEEEGEVEEKKEEKKPETKKEESS, encoded by the coding sequence ATGGCTGAAGAGGAAAAATGTGAGTACTTAGAGAGAATTTACATCGTGCCTTTGAGCGCTAGTAAACACATGCCACCAGATTATGCAAGAGCGAGGCATGCCATTGGCACGATTAAAAAGTATGTCTCAAGGCACATGAAAGTGAACATCGATAAAGTATGGGTTGACCCAAAGCTGAACGAAGCAATCTGGGCGAGAGGGGCAAGACACATTCCCTCAAAAATCAAGGTCAAAGCTATACGATTTGAGGACTGTCTTGTGGAAGTTGACTTGGAAACAGAGGAAGAGGGTGAAGTAGAAGAAAAGAAGGAAGAGAAAAAGCCAGAAACAAAGAAAGAGGAATCTAGTTGA
- a CDS encoding translation initiation factor IF-6 yields the protein MKFQILDFGGNPFIGVYARVSEDIGILPDTYADTRCLIEENLGINVIVSTIGESAVVGSMCAMNKAGVILPSIATQEEITLLRKWKNICVINDKLNACGNNILLTDKKALLNPEIGKKAEKQLQDVLGIETMRGTIAGIKTVGMCGVPTEKALIVHPKIKETEKKQLKEFFNLQIFEATANLGTPYIGACILANSRGALIGSRSTSIEIMKIQEALLVP from the coding sequence TTGAAGTTTCAGATTTTAGATTTTGGGGGTAATCCATTCATCGGTGTTTACGCAAGGGTCTCAGAGGACATTGGCATCTTACCAGATACTTATGCAGACACGCGATGCCTGATTGAAGAAAACCTTGGAATTAATGTCATAGTATCCACGATAGGAGAAAGCGCTGTTGTTGGTTCTATGTGTGCAATGAATAAGGCAGGAGTAATTTTGCCTTCTATTGCAACTCAAGAAGAAATTACACTCCTGAGAAAGTGGAAAAACATTTGTGTGATTAACGATAAGCTGAATGCTTGCGGAAACAACATTTTACTCACAGATAAAAAGGCATTATTGAATCCTGAGATTGGAAAAAAGGCAGAAAAGCAGCTCCAAGATGTGCTTGGTATAGAAACAATGCGTGGAACAATCGCAGGAATAAAAACAGTCGGTATGTGTGGAGTTCCAACAGAGAAAGCCCTTATCGTGCACCCAAAAATTAAGGAGACAGAAAAGAAACAGCTTAAAGAGTTTTTCAACCTCCAGATATTTGAAGCTACAGCTAATCTAGGAACACCTTACATTGGGGCCTGTATATTAGCGAATTCCCGAGGAGCCCTCATCGGCAGCAGAAGCACCTCAATTGAAATCATGAAAATTCAAGAGGCCTTGCTTGTACCCTGA
- a CDS encoding RDD family protein codes for MPIEKVVHDVQLQKHWAYRFVAFVIDAVLIAIPFFIFGLFVGVFLKFFNFFWWAGYGVCLWLYSAITEHAGGRTLGKAMLGLKTEGKKGNLDMATALIRNVSKIFVPLLFLDWLGGMITDGDPRQRYLDRLLEVTVRRTDVNESQGTSKAS; via the coding sequence TTGCCAATTGAAAAAGTCGTACATGATGTGCAACTCCAGAAACACTGGGCATACAGGTTTGTAGCATTTGTAATCGATGCCGTGCTGATTGCAATTCCATTTTTCATATTCGGACTTTTTGTAGGCGTCTTTCTGAAATTTTTCAATTTCTTTTGGTGGGCAGGATATGGTGTATGTCTCTGGCTTTATTCAGCGATAACAGAGCATGCAGGTGGGAGAACACTCGGTAAGGCAATGTTGGGTCTAAAAACAGAGGGTAAGAAAGGAAATTTGGATATGGCTACAGCTCTTATCAGAAATGTAAGCAAAATCTTCGTGCCGCTTCTCTTCCTTGACTGGCTCGGTGGTATGATAACTGATGGAGACCCGAGGCAGAGATATTTAGACCGTCTTCTCGAAGTTACTGTTAGAAGAACAGATGTGAATGAATCTCAGGGTACAAGCAAGGCCTCTTGA
- a CDS encoding 30S ribosomal protein S19e — MTTAYDVPPEELIKKLTEKIKADGSFTPPEWAKYVKTGTHVERSPVQDDWWYTRVASVMRKIYILGPIGVEKLATEYGGFRRRGAAPGHPRKGSRNILRKILQQLENAGYVARTKRGRVLTPNGRKVIDGLSHTILVELSAKNENLKKYL; from the coding sequence ATGACTACAGCATATGATGTGCCTCCCGAGGAACTTATAAAAAAATTAACTGAGAAGATTAAGGCAGACGGTAGTTTCACACCCCCAGAATGGGCGAAGTATGTGAAAACTGGTACGCATGTGGAACGCTCTCCTGTTCAGGACGATTGGTGGTATACACGAGTTGCGTCAGTTATGAGAAAGATTTACATCTTAGGACCCATCGGGGTTGAAAAGTTAGCCACTGAATATGGGGGTTTCAGGAGACGGGGTGCTGCACCAGGCCATCCGCGGAAGGGTAGCAGAAACATTCTTAGAAAAATTTTGCAGCAGCTAGAAAATGCTGGATATGTGGCGAGAACAAAGCGCGGTAGAGTCCTGACGCCTAATGGTAGAAAAGTCATTGATGGGCTTAGCCATACAATCCTAGTAGAACTAAGTGCAAAAAACGAGAATCTCAAAAAATATCTGTAG
- a CDS encoding DNA-binding protein, with protein sequence MEGDEELEELRRRKMMQLQMAAQQEAERREKERQIQELKQSVLRQILTPEARERLARVRLAKPELAEMVENQLILLAQSGRLRSQITDEVLKELLSKVQSERRETKIVRK encoded by the coding sequence ATGGAGGGTGATGAGGAACTGGAAGAGTTGCGCCGCAGGAAAATGATGCAGCTCCAGATGGCTGCACAACAGGAAGCTGAACGACGTGAAAAAGAACGGCAGATTCAGGAGTTAAAGCAATCTGTTCTCCGGCAGATTCTCACACCTGAGGCGAGAGAACGGCTCGCAAGGGTACGACTTGCAAAACCAGAACTTGCAGAAATGGTTGAAAATCAGCTAATATTGCTAGCCCAAAGTGGTAGATTAAGAAGCCAGATAACGGATGAGGTGTTAAAGGAATTACTTTCAAAAGTACAATCTGAAAGAAGAGAAACAAAAATAGTAAGGAAGTGA
- a CDS encoding 50S ribosomal protein L39e produces the protein MAHAKPLAKKLRLLSKTKQNRRVPAWVMQRTARKFLRHPKRRTWRRGHLHL, from the coding sequence ATGGCACACGCAAAACCACTTGCTAAAAAGTTGCGCCTCCTATCGAAAACGAAGCAGAATAGAAGGGTTCCTGCTTGGGTGATGCAACGAACCGCTCGAAAATTTCTGAGACACCCAAAAAGGCGAACCTGGAGACGAGGCCATCTTCATCTATGA